From Microtus ochrogaster isolate Prairie Vole_2 unplaced genomic scaffold, MicOch1.0 UNK66, whole genome shotgun sequence, one genomic window encodes:
- the Nkapl gene encoding NKAP-like protein yields MLPVSRFRPNEDTLGSEKRRRVSDSPPSVLQTRRCPRGGGFGLQLSGSEGLGPPRGPERPGPRSGERPPPPGIRTFAASWSSSSVSGGYRYHHYAGERLWAEDQEKEKEESYRQRRLKERERIGELGAPEVWGLSPKFPEPDSDEHTPAEEEVKNPKNSSSDVTSEEKSTKTGHSIKRKRKKKPSKRKRRKYCDSDSNSDSDVQSSSGGDKRKVKARKKEKKKKHRAKQLKKRRRTRKESSEICCEALERELPEEAWMQSVSADALDLIGPKAPVIHTSQDERPLNYGHALLPGEGAAMAEYVKAGKRIPRRGEIGLTSEEIASFEGSGYVMSGSRHRRMEAVRLRKENQIYSADEKRALASFNQEERRKRENKILASFREMVYRKTKGKDDK; encoded by the coding sequence ATGTTGCCCGTGTCCCGATTCCGCCCTAATGAGGACACTCTGGGCTCTGAGAAACGACGGCGTGTCTCGGACAGCCCACCGTCGGTGTTACAGACTCGACGATGCCCTCGGGGAGGCGGTTTCGGTCTTCAGCTCAGCGGGTCCGAGGGGCTCGGCCCTCCGCGGGGTCCAGAGAGGCCCGGCCCCAGGTCTGGGGAGCGGCCGCCACCGCCAGGGATCCGCACATTTGCCGCCTCTTGGTCCTCCTCTTCCGTCTCTGGCGGCTACCGCTACCACCATTATGCGGGAGAGCGTTTGTGGGCCGAGGaccaggagaaggaaaaggaggagagctATCGGCAAAGGAggctgaaggaaagagagaggatagGAGAGCTGGGCGCGCCCGAGGTGTGGGGACTGTCACCCAAGTTTCCTGAGCCAGATTCGGATGAACACACACCAGCTGAAGAGGAGGTGAAGAACCCGAAGAACAGCAGTTCAGACGTCACCAGTGAAGAAAAAAGCACGAAGACCGGTCattcaataaagagaaaaaggaagaaaaagccctCCAAACGGAAACGTAGAAAGTATTGTGACAGTGACAGCAATTCAGACTCTGACGTTCAGTCTAGCTCCGGGGGCGATAAAAGGAAGGTTAaagccaggaagaaagagaagaaaaagaaacaccgGGCAAAACAactcaagaagaggaggaggactaGAAAAGAATCCAGCGAGATATGCTGCGAAGCTTTAGAAAGGGAATTGCCAGAAGAGGCGTGGATGCAGTCAGTGAGTGCAGATGCCCTGGATTTAATAGGCCCCAAAGCACCGGTAATACATACCTCTCAGGATGAGAGACCTTTGAATTATGGCCACGCTCTGCTTCCAGGTGAAGGCGCAGCCATGGCTGAATATGTAAAAGCTGGAAAGCGTATCCCACGAAGGGGTGAAATTGGGTTGACGAGTGAAGAGATCGCCTCCTTTGAGGGTTCAGGTTACGTCATGAGTGGTAGCCGACATCGCCGGATGGAGGCTGTAAGGCTGCGGAAAGAGAACCAGATTTACAGTGCTGATGAGAAAAGAGCCCTTGCATCCTTTAACCAGGAAGAGAGGcggaagagagagaataagatCCTAGCCAGTTTTCGAGAAATGGTATACAGAAAGACGAAAGGGAAGGATGACAAGTGA
- the LOC101982853 gene encoding zinc finger protein with KRAB and SCAN domains 3-like: protein MAREPQASAALIGPSAEEGGGLLVVTVEQEEVSSLAEEASWLSFPASDRSRQRFRAFRYPEAAGPRQALSRLRELCRQWLRPDMHSKEQILELLVLEQFLTILPGELQAWVREQHPDSGEEVVALLEYLERQLDETPPQVSNGEWSRERLCCKGALLKPSQNSQSSHSQPMKSPLKRSSQESSECSPLQARGVEMKTETRGLPPVEEYTEQKPEQPVSVLAGDAVQIPAGAEASEQEGKLQATQTNAAKNRRHYCHECGKSFAQSSGLTKHKRIHTGEKPYECEDCGKTFIGSSALVIHQRVHTGEKPYECEECGKVFSHSSNLIKHQRTHTGEKPYQCDDCGKTFTQSCSLLEHHKIHTGEKPFQCNLCGKAFRRSSHLLRHQRIHGDKTAPRSLPGEVWKGQSKVESQRDGPEAPMIHQCNECERSFIQNRSLIEHKKIHTGEKPYQCNTCGKGFTRTSYLVQHQRSHVGKKIASQ from the exons ATGGCTAGAGAGCCACAGGCGAGCGCAGCCCTAATCGGTCCATCGGCAGAAGAGGGGGGTGGGCTTCTGGTGGTGACCGTGGAACAGGAAGAGGTCTCCTCCTTGGCAGAGGAGGCCAGTTGGCTGAGCTTCCCTGCATCCGACCGCTCCCGCCAGCGCTTCCGCGCTTTCCGCTACCCAGAGGCTGCTGGACCCCGGCAGGCGCTGAGCCGGCTCCGAGAGCTCTGCAGACAGTGGCTGCGGCCAGATATGCACAGCAAAGAGCAGATTCTGGAGctgctggtgctggagcagttccTGACCATCCTGCCAggggagctgcaggcctgggtGCGCGAGCAGCACCCCGACAgcggggaggaggtggtggcactGTTGGAGTACTTGGAGAGGCAGCTGGACGAGACGCCTCCACAG GTCTCAAATGGTGAATGGAGTCGAGAACGTCTCTGCTGCAAGGGGGCATTGTTGAAGCCATCCCAGAACTCACAAAGTAGCCACTCCCAGCCAATGAAGAGTCCGCTCAAGCGTTCATCTCAGGAATCTTCAGAGTGTTCACCCTTACAAGCAAGAG GTGTGGAAATGAAGACTGAAACCAGGGGCTTGCCTCCAGTTGAGGAGTACACAGAACAAAAGCCCGAGCAGCCAGTGAGCGTCCTGGCAGGAGACGCTGTTCAGATTCCTGCAGGTGCAGAAGCCAGTGAACAGGAAGGCAAGTTACAGGCAACACAGACGAATGCCGCAAAGAACAGGCGACACTATTGCCATGAATGTGGGAAGAGTTTTGCTCAAAGTTCAGGCCTGACCAAACACAAGagaatccacactggagagaagccctatgagtGCGAAGACTGTGGGAAGACCTTCATTGGGAGCTCCGCCCTTGTCATTCATCAGCGGGTTCACACTGGTGAGAAGCCATACGAGTGTGAAGAATGTGGCAAAGTCTTCAGTCACAGCTCAAACCTCATCAAGCACCAGCGAACCCACACCGGGGAAAAGCCCTACCAGTGTGATGACTGTGGGAAGACCTTCACCCAGAGCTGCAGCCTCCTTGAGCATCACAAAATCCACACAGGGGAGAAGCCGTTCCAGTGCAACTTGTGTGGCAAAGCCTTTAGGCGTAGCTCACATCTCCTGAGACATCAGAGGATCCACGGGGATAAAACTGCTCCCAGGTCTTTGCCTGGAGAGGTTTGGAAAGGTCAGAGTAAGGTGGAAAGCCAGCGGGATGGTCCTGAAGCTCCCATGATTCACCAGTGCAATGAGTGTGAGAGAAGCTTCATTCAGAATCGAAGTCTTATTGAACATAAAAAAATCCACACTGGCGAGAAGCCCTACCAGTGTAACACATGTGGAAAAGGCTTTACCCGAACTTCATACCTTGTTCAACATCAGAGAAGTCACGTGGGGAAAAAGATTGCATCACAGTGA